Part of the bacterium genome, GATGCCTTATTTAATTTTTATCGGGCTTTCGTCTTGGATAATAGGGATTTTACATTCATACAAGCATTTTTTTATCCCTGCCATTTCGTCCGCCGTTTTTAATTTCGGGATTATTATTTCATCTTTGTTTTTAGGGATTTTTTTCCACAGGCCCCTGGAGGGGATAGTGGCAGGCGTGGTTTTAGGCGGTATTATGCAGGTTTTGGTTCAATGGCCTCTCCTTTTCCGGAGCGGATTCGAGATCCAGTTTATATTCTGGCACCCGTCAATAAAAAGAATTATAAAGATGGTCGGGCCGGCTGTTTTCGCGCTGGCAGTTACTGAAATCAATATTGCCGTCACAAGGATTTTTGCCTCGTCGGCGTCTTTAGCGGGAGAGGGGGCGATTTCCATTTTATATTACGCAAGCAGGCTGATCCAGCTCCCGATGGGAATTTTTACAGCGGCTATTTCAACAGCCATTTTGCCGACACTTTCAAGCCAGTTTATTGAAGGGGATATTGAAAAAGTAAAACTTACTGTTTTTTACGCGTTCCGGTTCGCGTTATTTATTGTAATCCCGGCCGCAACAGGGCTTATTGTTTTACGTGTTCCTATTATCCGGCTTTTATTTGAAAGAGGGGCCTTTGGCCCGGCTGCCACACAGCAGACTGCTTCGGCGCTTTTGTTTTACAGTGCTGGAATATTAGGTTATGCAGGAGTGAAAATAATCACTCCTGTTTTTTATTCACTGGGGGATACTTTCACGCCTGCAAAAATAGCGTTAACAATGCTTGGGACAAGCGTTTTGTTGGATTTTATTTTAGTCCGGATGATGAAATTCCCGGGCCTGGCACTCAGCGTGTCGATTTCAAATTTTATTCAGCTTGCGCTTTTAATTATCTTTTTAAAAAAGAAAATCGGGGCCATGGGGTTTAAAAATATTTTATTGCCATTAAGCAAAGTAATAATAATTTCTTCAATAATGGGAATAAGTTGCTTTTGGTTATTTAATTTTATAGAGAAATTTATTGTTTTGGATTTAGCAAGCCAGATTTTTGAAGTGGGGATATGTATATCTTCCGGAGCAATAATATTCTTATTTTTAAGCTATATTTTTAAACTGAAAGAAATGGAGATTCTTAAAGAAATAATTGGCAAAAGAGGTTAAAAAATGTTATAATATTATGAATGATAATAGATAAGCAAAAAGCAGCTACGTTTTTATTATGGATAGAAGTATTAATGCTTCCAGGCTGCAAATGCGGCTCTTCTTCCGATTCAGATATTTCCAATTTCCAGGCTAATTTTTTCCCGGCTAATAATCCAGGCAGTGGTTCCATTTATTTAAGTGAATTAAAAAGTGAAAGGGGAAGTCTTACTTTAGGGGTTAATGCTAAAGATGTCGGGGAGATAAATACCGTTTATTTTGATTTAGTGTATAATCCTTCTGTAATAAATTACTCAGGCAGTGAAGAGGGGGATTTTTTTAAATCAGGCGGGCAGTCTACCTCTGGTTTCCAGGTTTCGTTACAAAATAAAACAGAGGGACGGATTTATGTCGCCATAAATGTGTTAAATAACTCCCCCGTAAAAGGAAGCGGATTAATTGGAAAAATAACATTTATTCCAATTGCGGAAGAAAACTTCGCTGTAATTTTTGAGAATAATAAATTATTGAGATATAACTCGTCTTCCCTGGAATCTTTTGAGATAACAGGTGACTGGTTTGGGGGGGGGATTATAAGTAAAAGGATATAGCCGATATTATGTCTATGAAAAAGATATTGATATTATTTTTTTATGTTATTTCTGCAGGATTATTTTTTATTTCTTTTGCCGGCGCGGATAATTCGGCTGTTTCTGATTCTTTTCCATGGCAGGAATTTAAAAAAAATTATGGAGAAAACTGGAATGTCAAGTGGAATAAGAAAACAGGAACACCCCATCGTGTTTTTGGCAATAAAAAGCCGGTCACCGGGAAAGACGGTGTTTTAAAAAGAACAGAAGGACAAAAAAATTTTTCTGAAAGCGAGTTTGAAAGTGTTTCAAGGGCATTTATTGAGCAAAATCAAGGGCTTTTTAAAATAGACAATTCAGATTTAAAATTGCAGCGAAGCAGAAAACACGGTCCAATTTTTTATGTAACATTTAAACAGTTATTTCAAAATGTTCCTGTCTACAACAGCCGGGTTGATTTCCAGTTTGATAAAGACGGTAACCTTTTATTATTTGGTGCAGACGTTTTTCCGGATATAAATATTCCGGTTTTGCAAAAAATTGATGAAAATAATGCCGTTAAGATTATAAAGGACGATATTAATTTTAACCCGGAAAAAGATAAAATTTCCGTTCCCGAGCTTTTGATATACCCCGAAGAGATAAAGGAAGGTTTCAAGTATTATCTTGTGTGGAAATTGGAAGTAACCGTAAAAAGACCGGCGGGCAACTGGGTATATTTTATTGACGCCGAAAATGCTGGTATTAAGATGAAATATAATGATATTAACAATGATATTAGCGGCAAAATAACAGGATATATTTTGCCTTTTTATTCCGGCGATTCGCCTCAGGAGGTTTCTTTCCCTTACGAAAGTGTATTCGCCGGATCTTATAGTGCCATTTCAAATAAAGACGGAAATTATTCAGTCCCGACTCCCTTTGGGATTTACCTTCTAACATCGGGTTTGTCAGGGAAATATTTGAACGTGACCAATGAAGATGGAAATAACTCGCTGTTTTATAAAACACTGAATGATAGTGAATCCCAGAATATAATATGGAACACCGGCCTTACGTCAGGCTACTATGAGGAAATGAATGTTTATTATCATTCTATGAAAATGCATGATTATATAAAAAGTATCGACCCTGAATTTACCGGTATGGATTATTGCGTGCCGGCTGTGGTCCGAATTACAGACTATTATAGAGATAATGCGTATTGGAGTAATACGGAAGGCATGGGGTTTGGCGCGGGCACATCAGGTTATTCCAAAAGCTGGGCATTGTTTGCAGATGTTATTTATCATGAGTATACACATGGAGTTACAGATAGGCTTTATATGCAGGAAGGAGGGTCTCTTGATTATATAGACGGCACGGAATCAGGGGCTATGGATGAGGGTTTTTCAGATTACTGGGCCTGCACTCTCACAGATGAGTCTTTGATTGGAGAAGGTCTCTTACATTCGAGACCCTATATAAGGAATATTGATAATAATTTTGTCTCTCCTGAGGATTTTTCTGATGAAGTCCATGCAGACGGCCGTATTATCGCGGGGGCCATGTGGAGAATGAGAAAATATCTCGGCAGGGACACGGCGGACCGTTTATTCCATTTTGCCCGCTACGGTCTCCCGACTACATTTGCGGACTTTTTTTTGGAGGTTTTAATGAAAGATGATGACAATAACAATTTAAGGGACGGGACCCCGAATTCCTCAAATATTTACACGGCTTTTGGAAATTCCGGTATTTCCGGATTGCAGATAGAGGCAGTTTCTATAGATGATAATGACGGGGGAAACGGCAACGGCAGGGTGAATCCCGGGGAAAAGATAAGTATCATAGTAACGTTAGAAAATAAAATGTTTGAAGACGCTGAAGATATCCGGGCCGTTTTATCCACGGGGGATATTTTCACGGATATTATATCGGATCAAGCCTTTTTCGGAAATATAAACGAAGGATTGAAGGCTGACGGATTGTTTACGGTTTTAGTAAATAAATCCACGCCCATTGATTATTTAATTTCTTTTAATCTGAAAATCACCGATAAAAAAGGATATACTTTTGAACTGCCTTTTGACATAAATATTACTGATGTTATTGAAAAAAAGTGGAAGGTTGAAACTATTACAGGTATTTCTAATCTGCCGGATTATGCGGGCAGCCGCGTGTTAGAGAGGGATAAAGACGGGAATTTTCATCTATTGTATGGATACAGCTCTTTGAATTATGCCTTTTATGATAATAATAAATGGGTAACGTATCTTTTAGACAGCAGTAAGCTGTATTCTTACAATTATTCATTATGTTTAGCCGGTAATATCCCGCACATAGTCCATAATTTTGCGGATTACACCGGGAGTTATTTAAAATATAAAAAATTGGCCAACGGACAATGGGAAACAGAAATCATAGATTCAAACTATTATTCACGATACAGCTATCCATCTTTGATTCTTGACAGCAGTTATAATCCCCACATAAGCTATTCCATTAACAGCAATATTTTTTACAATTATCGCGACAGTGATGGAAATTGGAAAACAGAGGAAGTTGATACTGTCCATTGCGGTTCTAATAACTCGCTTGGGATCGGGAAAAATAATCTAATTCAAATCGGTTATTATGATTTCTGCTGCGGGGGATTGAGATATGCCAAACGGGCATCCGGCTGGGAAAATGGTTTTTTAGACATTTCAGTTGATATTGGCAAATATACCTGTTTAAGAATCGGGACAGATGGATACCCTCACATTACTTACTATGACAATGATAAAGGAAATTTAAAATACATGTATTGGGATGGTTATTCATGGGAAACAAAAATAGTTGATTTTGACGGTGATGCCGGGTTATATCCTTCAATGGCCGTAGATTGGAAAAACAGGCCGCATATCGCATATTATGATAAAACAAATGGCGCCTTAAAATATGCTTATTACAACGGAGAATTTTGGGAGATAACTGTAATAGATGATTCTGATGACGCGGGATATTATCCTGCTATGGTTATTGACGAAAATAGGTTGCCGCATGTTGCTTATTATTCAAAAAGTACAGATGGGAATATTTATTTAAAATTTGCATCCAGCCGTTTAATGGCCTCTCCTGTTTATTTAAATCCGGAAAATAATACTTTTACCGGCTTGGATGTTACGCTCCAGTGGGAGGTAAACAATATAAATGAGGGGGATACGATAAGTTATGATGTTTATTTTGATACGTCCGGGGCCGGTACAAAAATAGCGGAAAATATTTCTGATTCTTCTTACACTTTAAATAATTTGGAATACCGCAAAACTTACTATTGGAGGATTATTTACCGGGACAAAAATAAATTTGAATCCAGGGGGCCTGTTTATAGATTTAAAACAACAATGGCGGGAGATATAGATAAAAACGGGATTGTCGATGGTGATGATTTGGTTCCATTTGCAAATTCTTTTGGTTCGACTAAAGATTTTAGTATGTATAAGTCGATAAGTGATATTGATCTGAATGGCCGCATAGATGGCGCAGATTTGATGTTTATAGGAATGAATTTCGGGAAAAGTTATTAAATTTATTTATGAAAACAAGAGAGATTACTATAAATAAGGTAAAAATTGGCGGATTAAATCCATTGGTCCTTGTTGCGGGGCCCTGTGTGATTGAATCGGAAAGGATTTTTTTCCTTTGTGCGGAAAAATTAGTTGGGATAGTTGAGAGACTGAAAATCCCTTTTATTTTCAAGGCATCTTACGACAAGGCAAACCGGTCATCCATTGATTCATACCGGGGGCCGGGATTTAAAAAGGGCCTTGAGTTCCTGGACAGGTTGAAAAAAAAATTTAAAATTCCTGTTACGTCTGATATTCACTGCAGAAATGAAATTAAAGAGGCATCGGAAGTATTGGATTTACTTCAGATACCGGCATTACTTTCCCGCCAGACAGATTTTATTGTGGAATCCGCAAAGACAATGAGGCCTGTAAATATAAAAAAGGGGCAGTTCTTATCTCCCTGGGAGATGAAAAATATTGTTTCAAAAGTTGAAAGCACGGGGAACAGAAATATAATATTAACTGAGAGGGGCTCATCTTTCGGCTATAATAATCTTGTGGCGGATATGCGTTCATTGCCTTACTTAAGGCAATTGGGATATCCTGTAATTTTCGATGCTACACACAGTGTCCAGCTCCCGGGAGGTTTAGGTAAATCTTCCTCCGGGCAGAGGGAATTTGTGCCGTATCTTGCTAAATCTTCAGTGGGCTGCGGATGTGACGGAATTTTTATGGAAGTCCACATAAGTCCTGATAAAGCTTTGTGTGACGGGCCGAATATGCTTGCAATAAAGGATTTGCCTGTTTTGCTTGAAGAGTTAATGGCAATTGATGAATTAAAGAGAAAAAGATTTTCAAGATAGGAAAGCGCTGGAGGCTTAAATTCACAGGTTTTTAGAGGTTAATATCAATGAGCAGGCAAAGTTTAATGTTTTTTATCATTATTATGACTTTTACCCTTTTAATTTCTTCGTGCGGAAAAGATGAAAAAATTTCTTCCCCCGAAAATAATCAAAAAGGGCCTCAATTGGTAATTGATAAGTTCTCTATTACCGCGACAAACGCGGGTAAAATGGAATGGATTTTTTATGCGAAGAAAGCGGTAGTGTTTGAAGACAAAAATTTAATTACAGCTTCTGAAATAAATATAGATTTTTTCTTTGATAAAAAAGGGAAAGAGATAATATCTCATTTAGTTTCTGAAAACGGAAATGTTGATACAAAAACCAATGATATGGAGGCAGAGGGAAATGTCGTTTTGACAACTGAAAGCGGGAATAAATTAAATACCTCGAAATTGAAATGGATTTCCAATGACCGGAAGTTTTTTACTGATAAGGAAGTCAGGGTCGAAAAAAAAGACAGTATTGTTACAGGCCTGGGCATGGAGGCGGACCCCAATCTGGAAAATGTCAGAATCCTGAAAGACGTTAAAGTCGAGGCGAAGGAATAGGAAAATGCAAAATGCAAAATGCAAAATGCAAATATTAAATTTTCTGCTTATTTTTTTTCTTTTATCTTTTTCAATTAAGGCAGAAAGTGTTGACAATAATGGCAGTAAAGGTACGATAAATATAAAATCGGACAGGGTTGAATATACCAGCAAAGATGAGG contains:
- the kdsA gene encoding 3-deoxy-8-phosphooctulonate synthase; the protein is MKTREITINKVKIGGLNPLVLVAGPCVIESERIFFLCAEKLVGIVERLKIPFIFKASYDKANRSSIDSYRGPGFKKGLEFLDRLKKKFKIPVTSDIHCRNEIKEASEVLDLLQIPALLSRQTDFIVESAKTMRPVNIKKGQFLSPWEMKNIVSKVESTGNRNIILTERGSSFGYNNLVADMRSLPYLRQLGYPVIFDATHSVQLPGGLGKSSSGQREFVPYLAKSSVGCGCDGIFMEVHISPDKALCDGPNMLAIKDLPVLLEELMAIDELKRKRFSR
- the murJ gene encoding murein biosynthesis integral membrane protein MurJ; this encodes MSTKKHLIKSTTIISLSTILSRIFGFIRDMIIAKFLGTGLVADAFLASFSIPNMLRHLMGEGVLSAGLVPVFTESIEKKGKQDTNALMNSVFWMILLVSIFITLAVVFFTPFLVKLVVPGFISSPEKLNLTIKTTRFLMPYLIFIGLSSWIIGILHSYKHFFIPAISSAVFNFGIIISSLFLGIFFHRPLEGIVAGVVLGGIMQVLVQWPLLFRSGFEIQFIFWHPSIKRIIKMVGPAVFALAVTEINIAVTRIFASSASLAGEGAISILYYASRLIQLPMGIFTAAISTAILPTLSSQFIEGDIEKVKLTVFYAFRFALFIVIPAATGLIVLRVPIIRLLFERGAFGPAATQQTASALLFYSAGILGYAGVKIITPVFYSLGDTFTPAKIALTMLGTSVLLDFILVRMMKFPGLALSVSISNFIQLALLIIFLKKKIGAMGFKNILLPLSKVIIISSIMGISCFWLFNFIEKFIVLDLASQIFEVGICISSGAIIFLFLSYIFKLKEMEILKEIIGKRG
- the lptC gene encoding LPS export ABC transporter periplasmic protein LptC, with the translated sequence MSRQSLMFFIIIMTFTLLISSCGKDEKISSPENNQKGPQLVIDKFSITATNAGKMEWIFYAKKAVVFEDKNLITASEINIDFFFDKKGKEIISHLVSENGNVDTKTNDMEAEGNVVLTTESGNKLNTSKLKWISNDRKFFTDKEVRVEKKDSIVTGLGMEADPNLENVRILKDVKVEAKE
- a CDS encoding M36 family metallopeptidase; protein product: MKKILILFFYVISAGLFFISFAGADNSAVSDSFPWQEFKKNYGENWNVKWNKKTGTPHRVFGNKKPVTGKDGVLKRTEGQKNFSESEFESVSRAFIEQNQGLFKIDNSDLKLQRSRKHGPIFYVTFKQLFQNVPVYNSRVDFQFDKDGNLLLFGADVFPDINIPVLQKIDENNAVKIIKDDINFNPEKDKISVPELLIYPEEIKEGFKYYLVWKLEVTVKRPAGNWVYFIDAENAGIKMKYNDINNDISGKITGYILPFYSGDSPQEVSFPYESVFAGSYSAISNKDGNYSVPTPFGIYLLTSGLSGKYLNVTNEDGNNSLFYKTLNDSESQNIIWNTGLTSGYYEEMNVYYHSMKMHDYIKSIDPEFTGMDYCVPAVVRITDYYRDNAYWSNTEGMGFGAGTSGYSKSWALFADVIYHEYTHGVTDRLYMQEGGSLDYIDGTESGAMDEGFSDYWACTLTDESLIGEGLLHSRPYIRNIDNNFVSPEDFSDEVHADGRIIAGAMWRMRKYLGRDTADRLFHFARYGLPTTFADFFLEVLMKDDDNNNLRDGTPNSSNIYTAFGNSGISGLQIEAVSIDDNDGGNGNGRVNPGEKISIIVTLENKMFEDAEDIRAVLSTGDIFTDIISDQAFFGNINEGLKADGLFTVLVNKSTPIDYLISFNLKITDKKGYTFELPFDINITDVIEKKWKVETITGISNLPDYAGSRVLERDKDGNFHLLYGYSSLNYAFYDNNKWVTYLLDSSKLYSYNYSLCLAGNIPHIVHNFADYTGSYLKYKKLANGQWETEIIDSNYYSRYSYPSLILDSSYNPHISYSINSNIFYNYRDSDGNWKTEEVDTVHCGSNNSLGIGKNNLIQIGYYDFCCGGLRYAKRASGWENGFLDISVDIGKYTCLRIGTDGYPHITYYDNDKGNLKYMYWDGYSWETKIVDFDGDAGLYPSMAVDWKNRPHIAYYDKTNGALKYAYYNGEFWEITVIDDSDDAGYYPAMVIDENRLPHVAYYSKSTDGNIYLKFASSRLMASPVYLNPENNTFTGLDVTLQWEVNNINEGDTISYDVYFDTSGAGTKIAENISDSSYTLNNLEYRKTYYWRIIYRDKNKFESRGPVYRFKTTMAGDIDKNGIVDGDDLVPFANSFGSTKDFSMYKSISDIDLNGRIDGADLMFIGMNFGKSY
- a CDS encoding cohesin domain-containing protein, whose protein sequence is MIIDKQKAATFLLWIEVLMLPGCKCGSSSDSDISNFQANFFPANNPGSGSIYLSELKSERGSLTLGVNAKDVGEINTVYFDLVYNPSVINYSGSEEGDFFKSGGQSTSGFQVSLQNKTEGRIYVAINVLNNSPVKGSGLIGKITFIPIAEENFAVIFENNKLLRYNSSSLESFEITGDWFGGGIISKRI